One Maniola jurtina chromosome 24, ilManJurt1.1, whole genome shotgun sequence DNA window includes the following coding sequences:
- the LOC123877758 gene encoding actin-binding LIM protein 2 isoform X4, with product MRPKEEVDAKVQTGTFILSEKIDDTKSKKSEKEMKKEMKRLEKEKQEREKREKKAREKEKEKEKQAKRGKVVCGACGGKCSGEVLRVSDKYFHMACFTCRTCSASLAKGGFFCKDGHYYCPQDYQRAFGTRCAACNQYVEGEVVSALGNTYHQKCFTCARCKRAFPSGEKVTYTGSEVVCASCTAAPQRHTAHTTRTRASPPSPASPLTPPTPHSPHSPTTPTDHEREQRQPDPNECAGCGQELSEGQALVALDRQWHTWCFACGECGTVLQGEYMGRAGVPYCERDYQRLYGVRCAYCQRYISGKVLQAGDNHHFHPTCARCSKCGDPFGDGEEMFLQGAAIWHPRCGPAPHAPLDLERASSELQFSLRSRTPSVNGSYCSPYSSLTRKYGYRAVSPGLTLREYRDSRDETCSPHRITTYSYLASEPTTLRRCVQPYDRPPTSPHFHRPPSSASTRASSRAGSKASSRPGMRVLVDSIRSETPRPKSPHMNNEEPIELSHYPSAYKPPPGTKPKIERDDFPAPPYPYTDPERRRRWSDTYKGVPDSDDEGERVNGLNGDVDPKLRREEQELSKIETGIAQVFLKEVKEREKLQQWKKQNLDPRNASRTPSASREAGIRLRYSSPVGASPSRSLDHPRALDVAPLPARHHHVPSYNVFTYHLNDVMHAPPRPGYGLRSSTLPAGGLRGCNGDFTFSGLGDKTHSTDFSSGKSDISAGSITDVDRSAVTTDGGVVIRGGGVVSAAAGPVGPGSTMGSGVGVRGGGVRRSLPNMATSHLLHEPAKLYPYHLLLITNYRLPPDVDRLNLERHLSDAEFEAILQVGRQEFYRLPQWRRNELKRRARLF from the exons GGAAGGTGGTGTGCGGCGCGTGCGGCGGCAAGTGCAGCGGCGAGGTGCTGCGCGTGTCGGACAAGTACTTCCACATGGCGTGCTTCACGTGCCGCACGTGCTCCGCCTCTCTCGCCAAGGGCGGCTTTTTCTGCAAAGACGGCCACTACTATTGTCCCCAG GACTACCAGCGCGCGTTCGGCACGCGGTGCGCGGCGTGCAACCAGTACGTGGAGGGCGAGGTGGTGTCGGCGCTCGGAAACACGTATCACCAAAAGTGCTTCACCTGCGCGAGATGCAA ACGCGCGTTTCCATCCGGTGAGAAGGTGACGTACACAGGTAGCGAGGTGGTGTGCGCGTCTTGCACCGCCGCACCGCAGCGACACACCGCGCACACCACGCGCACGCGAGCCTCGCCGCCCTCGCCTGCCTCGCCGCTCACACCGCCCACGCCGCACTCGCCACACTCGCCCACGACGCCCACGGACCACGAGCGGGAGCAACGACAACCCGACCCTAATG AATGTGCGGGATGCGGACAAGAACTTTCGGAAGGACAAGCGCTAGTGGCCTTGGATCGCCAGTGGCACACGTGGTGCTTTGCGTGCGGAGAATGCGGCACGGTGCTGCAAGGAGAGTACATGGGGCGCGCGGGCGTGCCTTACTGCGAACGTGACTACCAACGCCTTTATGGCGTACGATGCGCGTACTGTCAGCGATACATTTCGGGGAAGGTCCTGCAG GCCGGGGACAACCATCATTTCCATCCGACGTGCGCTCGCTGTAGCAAGTGTGGAGACCCTTTTGGCGATGGAGAGGAAATGTTCCTTCAGGGCGCTGCTATTTGGCATCCGCGATGTGGGCCTGCGCCCCACGCTCCTCTGGATTTAGAGCGAGCCTCCTCAGAGCTACAG TTCTCGCTGCGCTCGCGCACGCCCAGCGTCAACGGCTCGTACTGCAGCCCCTACAGTAGCTTGACCAGGAAG TACGGCTACCGAGCAGTGTCACCCGGGCTAACACTGCGCGAGTACCGAGACTCGCGGGACGAGACGTGCTCTCCGCATCGCATCACCACGTACTCTTACCTAGCGAGCGAGCCAACCACGCTGCGGCGATGCGTACAACCGTACGACAGGCCGCCCACCTCGCCACACTTCCACAGACCACCAT CGTCTGctagcacgcgcgccagctcTCGCGCCGGCAGCAAGGCGTCGTCGCGGCCCGGCATGCGCGTGCTGGTCGACTCCATCCGCTCCGAGACGCCCCGCCCCAAGTCTCCACATATGAACAACGAG GAACCAATCGAGCTATCTCACTACCCCTCGGCCTACAAGCCGCCGCCCGGCACCAAGCCTAAAATAGAAAGAGACGACTTCCCCGCGCCGCCCTACCCCTACACGGACCCTG AGCGTCGGCGGCGTTGGTCAGACACGTACAAAGGCGTGCCCGACAGCGACGACGAGGGCGAGCGCGTCAACGGGCTCAACGGCGACGTCGACCCTAAGTTGCGACGAGAGGAACAGGAATTGTCCAAAATCGAGACTGGTATCGCGCAG GTATTTTTGAAAGAAGTGAAAGAGCGGGAGAAACTTCAGCAATGGAAGAAACAAAACTTAGACCCTAGAAATGCTAGCAG GACACCAAGCGCGTCTCGCGAGGCGGGTATCCGGCTGCGCTACTCGTCGCCGGTGGGCGCGTCGCCGTCGCGCTCGCTCGACCACCCGCGCGCGCTCGACGTGGCGCCGCTGCCGGCCCGCCATCACCACGTGCCTTCTTACAACG TATTTACGTACCATTTGAACGATG TCATGCACGCGCCGCCGCGGCCCGGCTACGGCCTGCGCTCCAGCACGCTACCGGCCGGCGGACTGCGCGGCTGCAAC GGTGACTTCACATTCAGCGGTCTCGGAGACAAAACGCACAGCACCGACTTTAGCAGCGGCAAATCAGACA TTTCTGCCGGCTCTATCACCGACGTGGATAGAAGTGCTGTG ACGACCGACGGCGGCGTAGTGATCCGCGGCGGAGGGGTCGTATCCGCGGCGGCCGGGCCGGTGGGGCCGGGCTCCACCATGGGCTCGGGGGTCGGCGTCCGCGGCGGAGGCGTCCGGCGCTCGCTGCCCAACATGGCCACGTCCCATCTGCTGCACGAGCCCGCCAAGCTGTACCCCTACCATCTGCTGCTGATCACCAACTACCGCCTGCCGCCTGACGTGGACCGACTCAACTTAGAG CGCCACCTATCGGACGCAGAGTTCGAGGCGATCCTGCAAGTGGGACGCCAGGAGTTCTACCGCCTGCCGCAGTGGCGCCGCAACGAGCTCAAGCGGCGCGCCAGGCTCTTCTAG
- the LOC123877758 gene encoding actin-binding LIM protein 2 isoform X8 yields MRPKEEVDAKVQTGTFILSEKIDDTKSKKSEKEMKKEMKRLEKEKQEREKREKKAREKEKEKEKQAKRGKVVCGACGGKCSGEVLRVSDKYFHMACFTCRTCSASLAKGGFFCKDGHYYCPQDYQRAFGTRCAACNQYVEGEVVSALGNTYHQKCFTCARCKRAFPSGEKVTYTGSEVVCASCTAAPQRHTAHTTRTRASPPSPASPLTPPTPHSPHSPTTPTDHEREQRQPDPNECAGCGQELSEGQALVALDRQWHTWCFACGECGTVLQGEYMGRAGVPYCERDYQRLYGVRCAYCQRYISGKVLQAGDNHHFHPTCARCSKCGDPFGDGEEMFLQGAAIWHPRCGPAPHAPLDLERASSELQFSLRSRTPSVNGSYCSPYSSLTRKYGYRAVSPGLTLREYRDSRDETCSPHRITTYSYLASEPTTLRRCVQPYDRPPTSPHFHRPPSSASTRASSRAGSKASSRPGMRVLVDSIRSETPRPKSPHMNNEEPIELSHYPSAYKPPPGTKPKIERDDFPAPPYPYTDPERRRRWSDTYKGVPDSDDEGERVNGLNGDVDPKLRREEQELSKIETGIAQVFLKEVKEREKLQQWKKQNLDPRNASRTPSASREAGIRLRYSSPVGASPSRSLDHPRALDVAPLPARHHHVPSYNVMHAPPRPGYGLRSSTLPAGGLRGCNGDFTFSGLGDKTHSTDFSSGKSDISAGSITDVDRSAVTTDGGVVIRGGGVVSAAAGPVGPGSTMGSGVGVRGGGVRRSLPNMATSHLLHEPAKLYPYHLLLITNYRLPPDVDRLNLERHLSDAEFEAILQVGRQEFYRLPQWRRNELKRRARLF; encoded by the exons GGAAGGTGGTGTGCGGCGCGTGCGGCGGCAAGTGCAGCGGCGAGGTGCTGCGCGTGTCGGACAAGTACTTCCACATGGCGTGCTTCACGTGCCGCACGTGCTCCGCCTCTCTCGCCAAGGGCGGCTTTTTCTGCAAAGACGGCCACTACTATTGTCCCCAG GACTACCAGCGCGCGTTCGGCACGCGGTGCGCGGCGTGCAACCAGTACGTGGAGGGCGAGGTGGTGTCGGCGCTCGGAAACACGTATCACCAAAAGTGCTTCACCTGCGCGAGATGCAA ACGCGCGTTTCCATCCGGTGAGAAGGTGACGTACACAGGTAGCGAGGTGGTGTGCGCGTCTTGCACCGCCGCACCGCAGCGACACACCGCGCACACCACGCGCACGCGAGCCTCGCCGCCCTCGCCTGCCTCGCCGCTCACACCGCCCACGCCGCACTCGCCACACTCGCCCACGACGCCCACGGACCACGAGCGGGAGCAACGACAACCCGACCCTAATG AATGTGCGGGATGCGGACAAGAACTTTCGGAAGGACAAGCGCTAGTGGCCTTGGATCGCCAGTGGCACACGTGGTGCTTTGCGTGCGGAGAATGCGGCACGGTGCTGCAAGGAGAGTACATGGGGCGCGCGGGCGTGCCTTACTGCGAACGTGACTACCAACGCCTTTATGGCGTACGATGCGCGTACTGTCAGCGATACATTTCGGGGAAGGTCCTGCAG GCCGGGGACAACCATCATTTCCATCCGACGTGCGCTCGCTGTAGCAAGTGTGGAGACCCTTTTGGCGATGGAGAGGAAATGTTCCTTCAGGGCGCTGCTATTTGGCATCCGCGATGTGGGCCTGCGCCCCACGCTCCTCTGGATTTAGAGCGAGCCTCCTCAGAGCTACAG TTCTCGCTGCGCTCGCGCACGCCCAGCGTCAACGGCTCGTACTGCAGCCCCTACAGTAGCTTGACCAGGAAG TACGGCTACCGAGCAGTGTCACCCGGGCTAACACTGCGCGAGTACCGAGACTCGCGGGACGAGACGTGCTCTCCGCATCGCATCACCACGTACTCTTACCTAGCGAGCGAGCCAACCACGCTGCGGCGATGCGTACAACCGTACGACAGGCCGCCCACCTCGCCACACTTCCACAGACCACCAT CGTCTGctagcacgcgcgccagctcTCGCGCCGGCAGCAAGGCGTCGTCGCGGCCCGGCATGCGCGTGCTGGTCGACTCCATCCGCTCCGAGACGCCCCGCCCCAAGTCTCCACATATGAACAACGAG GAACCAATCGAGCTATCTCACTACCCCTCGGCCTACAAGCCGCCGCCCGGCACCAAGCCTAAAATAGAAAGAGACGACTTCCCCGCGCCGCCCTACCCCTACACGGACCCTG AGCGTCGGCGGCGTTGGTCAGACACGTACAAAGGCGTGCCCGACAGCGACGACGAGGGCGAGCGCGTCAACGGGCTCAACGGCGACGTCGACCCTAAGTTGCGACGAGAGGAACAGGAATTGTCCAAAATCGAGACTGGTATCGCGCAG GTATTTTTGAAAGAAGTGAAAGAGCGGGAGAAACTTCAGCAATGGAAGAAACAAAACTTAGACCCTAGAAATGCTAGCAG GACACCAAGCGCGTCTCGCGAGGCGGGTATCCGGCTGCGCTACTCGTCGCCGGTGGGCGCGTCGCCGTCGCGCTCGCTCGACCACCCGCGCGCGCTCGACGTGGCGCCGCTGCCGGCCCGCCATCACCACGTGCCTTCTTACAACG TCATGCACGCGCCGCCGCGGCCCGGCTACGGCCTGCGCTCCAGCACGCTACCGGCCGGCGGACTGCGCGGCTGCAAC GGTGACTTCACATTCAGCGGTCTCGGAGACAAAACGCACAGCACCGACTTTAGCAGCGGCAAATCAGACA TTTCTGCCGGCTCTATCACCGACGTGGATAGAAGTGCTGTG ACGACCGACGGCGGCGTAGTGATCCGCGGCGGAGGGGTCGTATCCGCGGCGGCCGGGCCGGTGGGGCCGGGCTCCACCATGGGCTCGGGGGTCGGCGTCCGCGGCGGAGGCGTCCGGCGCTCGCTGCCCAACATGGCCACGTCCCATCTGCTGCACGAGCCCGCCAAGCTGTACCCCTACCATCTGCTGCTGATCACCAACTACCGCCTGCCGCCTGACGTGGACCGACTCAACTTAGAG CGCCACCTATCGGACGCAGAGTTCGAGGCGATCCTGCAAGTGGGACGCCAGGAGTTCTACCGCCTGCCGCAGTGGCGCCGCAACGAGCTCAAGCGGCGCGCCAGGCTCTTCTAG
- the LOC123877758 gene encoding actin-binding LIM protein 3 isoform X5 → MRPKEEVDAKVQTGTFILSEKIDDTKSKKSEKEMKKEMKRLEKEKQEREKREKKAREKEKEKEKQAKRGKVVCGACGGKCSGEVLRVSDKYFHMACFTCRTCSASLAKGGFFCKDGHYYCPQDYQRAFGTRCAACNQYVEGEVVSALGNTYHQKCFTCARCKRAFPSGEKVTYTGSEVVCASCTAAPQRHTAHTTRTRASPPSPASPLTPPTPHSPHSPTTPTDHEREQRQPDPNECAGCGQELSEGQALVALDRQWHTWCFACGECGTVLQGEYMGRAGVPYCERDYQRLYGVRCAYCQRYISGKVLQAGDNHHFHPTCARCSKCGDPFGDGEEMFLQGAAIWHPRCGPAPHAPLDLERASSELQFSLRSRTPSVNGSYCSPYSSLTRKYGYRAVSPGLTLREYRDSRDETCSPHRITTYSYLASEPTTLRRCVQPYDRPPTSPHFHRPPSSASTRASSRAGSKASSRPGMRVLVDSIRSETPRPKSPHMNNEEPIELSHYPSAYKPPPGTKPKIERDDFPAPPYPYTDPERRRRWSDTYKGVPDSDDEGERVNGLNGDVDPKLRREEQELSKIETGIAQVFLKEVKEREKLQQWKKQNLDPRNASRTPSASREAGIRLRYSSPVGASPSRSLDHPRALDVAPLPARHHHVPSYNVVSSLRAAPRPGYGLAARSHTFSSSTAGDFTFSGLGDKTHSTDFSSGKSDMRTDLCISAGSITDVDRSAVTTDGGVVIRGGGVVSAAAGPVGPGSTMGSGVGVRGGGVRRSLPNMATSHLLHEPAKLYPYHLLLITNYRLPPDVDRLNLERHLSDAEFEAILQVGRQEFYRLPQWRRNELKRRARLF, encoded by the exons GGAAGGTGGTGTGCGGCGCGTGCGGCGGCAAGTGCAGCGGCGAGGTGCTGCGCGTGTCGGACAAGTACTTCCACATGGCGTGCTTCACGTGCCGCACGTGCTCCGCCTCTCTCGCCAAGGGCGGCTTTTTCTGCAAAGACGGCCACTACTATTGTCCCCAG GACTACCAGCGCGCGTTCGGCACGCGGTGCGCGGCGTGCAACCAGTACGTGGAGGGCGAGGTGGTGTCGGCGCTCGGAAACACGTATCACCAAAAGTGCTTCACCTGCGCGAGATGCAA ACGCGCGTTTCCATCCGGTGAGAAGGTGACGTACACAGGTAGCGAGGTGGTGTGCGCGTCTTGCACCGCCGCACCGCAGCGACACACCGCGCACACCACGCGCACGCGAGCCTCGCCGCCCTCGCCTGCCTCGCCGCTCACACCGCCCACGCCGCACTCGCCACACTCGCCCACGACGCCCACGGACCACGAGCGGGAGCAACGACAACCCGACCCTAATG AATGTGCGGGATGCGGACAAGAACTTTCGGAAGGACAAGCGCTAGTGGCCTTGGATCGCCAGTGGCACACGTGGTGCTTTGCGTGCGGAGAATGCGGCACGGTGCTGCAAGGAGAGTACATGGGGCGCGCGGGCGTGCCTTACTGCGAACGTGACTACCAACGCCTTTATGGCGTACGATGCGCGTACTGTCAGCGATACATTTCGGGGAAGGTCCTGCAG GCCGGGGACAACCATCATTTCCATCCGACGTGCGCTCGCTGTAGCAAGTGTGGAGACCCTTTTGGCGATGGAGAGGAAATGTTCCTTCAGGGCGCTGCTATTTGGCATCCGCGATGTGGGCCTGCGCCCCACGCTCCTCTGGATTTAGAGCGAGCCTCCTCAGAGCTACAG TTCTCGCTGCGCTCGCGCACGCCCAGCGTCAACGGCTCGTACTGCAGCCCCTACAGTAGCTTGACCAGGAAG TACGGCTACCGAGCAGTGTCACCCGGGCTAACACTGCGCGAGTACCGAGACTCGCGGGACGAGACGTGCTCTCCGCATCGCATCACCACGTACTCTTACCTAGCGAGCGAGCCAACCACGCTGCGGCGATGCGTACAACCGTACGACAGGCCGCCCACCTCGCCACACTTCCACAGACCACCAT CGTCTGctagcacgcgcgccagctcTCGCGCCGGCAGCAAGGCGTCGTCGCGGCCCGGCATGCGCGTGCTGGTCGACTCCATCCGCTCCGAGACGCCCCGCCCCAAGTCTCCACATATGAACAACGAG GAACCAATCGAGCTATCTCACTACCCCTCGGCCTACAAGCCGCCGCCCGGCACCAAGCCTAAAATAGAAAGAGACGACTTCCCCGCGCCGCCCTACCCCTACACGGACCCTG AGCGTCGGCGGCGTTGGTCAGACACGTACAAAGGCGTGCCCGACAGCGACGACGAGGGCGAGCGCGTCAACGGGCTCAACGGCGACGTCGACCCTAAGTTGCGACGAGAGGAACAGGAATTGTCCAAAATCGAGACTGGTATCGCGCAG GTATTTTTGAAAGAAGTGAAAGAGCGGGAGAAACTTCAGCAATGGAAGAAACAAAACTTAGACCCTAGAAATGCTAGCAG GACACCAAGCGCGTCTCGCGAGGCGGGTATCCGGCTGCGCTACTCGTCGCCGGTGGGCGCGTCGCCGTCGCGCTCGCTCGACCACCCGCGCGCGCTCGACGTGGCGCCGCTGCCGGCCCGCCATCACCACGTGCCTTCTTACAACG TGGTGTCGTCCCTGCGCGCGGCGCCGCGACCTGGCTACGGGCTCGCAGCGCGCTCGCATACCTTCTCATCCAGTACTGCG GGTGACTTCACATTCAGCGGTCTCGGAGACAAAACGCACAGCACCGACTTTAGCAGCGGCAAATCAGACA TGCGGACGGACCTTTGCA TTTCTGCCGGCTCTATCACCGACGTGGATAGAAGTGCTGTG ACGACCGACGGCGGCGTAGTGATCCGCGGCGGAGGGGTCGTATCCGCGGCGGCCGGGCCGGTGGGGCCGGGCTCCACCATGGGCTCGGGGGTCGGCGTCCGCGGCGGAGGCGTCCGGCGCTCGCTGCCCAACATGGCCACGTCCCATCTGCTGCACGAGCCCGCCAAGCTGTACCCCTACCATCTGCTGCTGATCACCAACTACCGCCTGCCGCCTGACGTGGACCGACTCAACTTAGAG CGCCACCTATCGGACGCAGAGTTCGAGGCGATCCTGCAAGTGGGACGCCAGGAGTTCTACCGCCTGCCGCAGTGGCGCCGCAACGAGCTCAAGCGGCGCGCCAGGCTCTTCTAG
- the LOC123877758 gene encoding actin-binding LIM protein 2 isoform X6 has translation MRPKEEVDAKVQTGTFILSEKIDDTKSKKSEKEMKKEMKRLEKEKQEREKREKKAREKEKEKEKQAKRGKVVCGACGGKCSGEVLRVSDKYFHMACFTCRTCSASLAKGGFFCKDGHYYCPQDYQRAFGTRCAACNQYVEGEVVSALGNTYHQKCFTCARCKRAFPSGEKVTYTGSEVVCASCTAAPQRHTAHTTRTRASPPSPASPLTPPTPHSPHSPTTPTDHEREQRQPDPNECAGCGQELSEGQALVALDRQWHTWCFACGECGTVLQGEYMGRAGVPYCERDYQRLYGVRCAYCQRYISGKVLQAGDNHHFHPTCARCSKCGDPFGDGEEMFLQGAAIWHPRCGPAPHAPLDLERASSELQFSLRSRTPSVNGSYCSPYSSLTRKYGYRAVSPGLTLREYRDSRDETCSPHRITTYSYLASEPTTLRRCVQPYDRPPTSPHFHRPPSSASTRASSRAGSKASSRPGMRVLVDSIRSETPRPKSPHMNNEEPIELSHYPSAYKPPPGTKPKIERDDFPAPPYPYTDPERRRRWSDTYKGVPDSDDEGERVNGLNGDVDPKLRREEQELSKIETGIAQVFLKEVKEREKLQQWKKQNLDPRNASRTPSASREAGIRLRYSSPVGASPSRSLDHPRALDVAPLPARHHHVPSYNVMHAPPRPGYGLRSSTLPAGGLRGCNGDFTFSGLGDKTHSTDFSSGKSDMRTDLCISAGSITDVDRSAVTTDGGVVIRGGGVVSAAAGPVGPGSTMGSGVGVRGGGVRRSLPNMATSHLLHEPAKLYPYHLLLITNYRLPPDVDRLNLERHLSDAEFEAILQVGRQEFYRLPQWRRNELKRRARLF, from the exons GGAAGGTGGTGTGCGGCGCGTGCGGCGGCAAGTGCAGCGGCGAGGTGCTGCGCGTGTCGGACAAGTACTTCCACATGGCGTGCTTCACGTGCCGCACGTGCTCCGCCTCTCTCGCCAAGGGCGGCTTTTTCTGCAAAGACGGCCACTACTATTGTCCCCAG GACTACCAGCGCGCGTTCGGCACGCGGTGCGCGGCGTGCAACCAGTACGTGGAGGGCGAGGTGGTGTCGGCGCTCGGAAACACGTATCACCAAAAGTGCTTCACCTGCGCGAGATGCAA ACGCGCGTTTCCATCCGGTGAGAAGGTGACGTACACAGGTAGCGAGGTGGTGTGCGCGTCTTGCACCGCCGCACCGCAGCGACACACCGCGCACACCACGCGCACGCGAGCCTCGCCGCCCTCGCCTGCCTCGCCGCTCACACCGCCCACGCCGCACTCGCCACACTCGCCCACGACGCCCACGGACCACGAGCGGGAGCAACGACAACCCGACCCTAATG AATGTGCGGGATGCGGACAAGAACTTTCGGAAGGACAAGCGCTAGTGGCCTTGGATCGCCAGTGGCACACGTGGTGCTTTGCGTGCGGAGAATGCGGCACGGTGCTGCAAGGAGAGTACATGGGGCGCGCGGGCGTGCCTTACTGCGAACGTGACTACCAACGCCTTTATGGCGTACGATGCGCGTACTGTCAGCGATACATTTCGGGGAAGGTCCTGCAG GCCGGGGACAACCATCATTTCCATCCGACGTGCGCTCGCTGTAGCAAGTGTGGAGACCCTTTTGGCGATGGAGAGGAAATGTTCCTTCAGGGCGCTGCTATTTGGCATCCGCGATGTGGGCCTGCGCCCCACGCTCCTCTGGATTTAGAGCGAGCCTCCTCAGAGCTACAG TTCTCGCTGCGCTCGCGCACGCCCAGCGTCAACGGCTCGTACTGCAGCCCCTACAGTAGCTTGACCAGGAAG TACGGCTACCGAGCAGTGTCACCCGGGCTAACACTGCGCGAGTACCGAGACTCGCGGGACGAGACGTGCTCTCCGCATCGCATCACCACGTACTCTTACCTAGCGAGCGAGCCAACCACGCTGCGGCGATGCGTACAACCGTACGACAGGCCGCCCACCTCGCCACACTTCCACAGACCACCAT CGTCTGctagcacgcgcgccagctcTCGCGCCGGCAGCAAGGCGTCGTCGCGGCCCGGCATGCGCGTGCTGGTCGACTCCATCCGCTCCGAGACGCCCCGCCCCAAGTCTCCACATATGAACAACGAG GAACCAATCGAGCTATCTCACTACCCCTCGGCCTACAAGCCGCCGCCCGGCACCAAGCCTAAAATAGAAAGAGACGACTTCCCCGCGCCGCCCTACCCCTACACGGACCCTG AGCGTCGGCGGCGTTGGTCAGACACGTACAAAGGCGTGCCCGACAGCGACGACGAGGGCGAGCGCGTCAACGGGCTCAACGGCGACGTCGACCCTAAGTTGCGACGAGAGGAACAGGAATTGTCCAAAATCGAGACTGGTATCGCGCAG GTATTTTTGAAAGAAGTGAAAGAGCGGGAGAAACTTCAGCAATGGAAGAAACAAAACTTAGACCCTAGAAATGCTAGCAG GACACCAAGCGCGTCTCGCGAGGCGGGTATCCGGCTGCGCTACTCGTCGCCGGTGGGCGCGTCGCCGTCGCGCTCGCTCGACCACCCGCGCGCGCTCGACGTGGCGCCGCTGCCGGCCCGCCATCACCACGTGCCTTCTTACAACG TCATGCACGCGCCGCCGCGGCCCGGCTACGGCCTGCGCTCCAGCACGCTACCGGCCGGCGGACTGCGCGGCTGCAAC GGTGACTTCACATTCAGCGGTCTCGGAGACAAAACGCACAGCACCGACTTTAGCAGCGGCAAATCAGACA TGCGGACGGACCTTTGCA TTTCTGCCGGCTCTATCACCGACGTGGATAGAAGTGCTGTG ACGACCGACGGCGGCGTAGTGATCCGCGGCGGAGGGGTCGTATCCGCGGCGGCCGGGCCGGTGGGGCCGGGCTCCACCATGGGCTCGGGGGTCGGCGTCCGCGGCGGAGGCGTCCGGCGCTCGCTGCCCAACATGGCCACGTCCCATCTGCTGCACGAGCCCGCCAAGCTGTACCCCTACCATCTGCTGCTGATCACCAACTACCGCCTGCCGCCTGACGTGGACCGACTCAACTTAGAG CGCCACCTATCGGACGCAGAGTTCGAGGCGATCCTGCAAGTGGGACGCCAGGAGTTCTACCGCCTGCCGCAGTGGCGCCGCAACGAGCTCAAGCGGCGCGCCAGGCTCTTCTAG